DNA from Planctomycetota bacterium:
AGAGCTTCGAGGAGACGTAGCGCGCGGTGCTCGGGTGGGCCAGCAGGATCGCCATGACGTCGATCCCGTCCTGCATGCCGTTCGCCGCGGGGCGCGCCGGGATGACCTGCCCCAGCACCACCTTCTGCCCGGTGTCGTGCTGCCCCTGGTTGTAGCGGAAGGTGCCCGAGAGCGCCCCGCTGTTGTCGTTGTAGAACTGCCACCCGGTGAAGCAGCGCGCCACCTCGGCCACGTCCTGCTGGGTGTACCCGCCGTCCGCGCCCATGGTGTGCAGTTCCATGATCTCGCGGGCGTAGTTCTCGTTCGGGTTGCCGGCGGTGCTGATGTTGTTGTCCAGGTAGTCGAGCATCGCCGGGCTGCGGGCGCTCGCCGCCAGCATGTCGGCGAAGTTGCCCAGCGCGTGCGGGCGGATGACGTCGCGGTCGTCGATCGACTTCAGCCGGCGGAGGCGCCCCCCGTTCATCTCGATGTTGAAGTGGTCGGTCCAGAACTCGACCATGCGCTCGAAGAACTGGCGCTTCGAGTACGCCGCCCGGATGATCGCCGCCTCGATGCACTCGTTGGCGACCTGCGTGTCGGCCACGCCGAGCATCTGCTGGTACGTCATCGGCAGCGTCGCGTACGCCGCCAGGCGCGTGTTCATCGCGCTGTCGTCGATCGCGCCGGCGTTCAGGTGGTATTCCAGGTACCCCTGGTAGCCGAGCGTCCGTGCGAGCGCGATCTCCTCGGGCGATTCGCCGTACGTCAGCCGGCGCACGAGCCGGTTGAGCAGGCTCGAGGGATCGACATCCGCCGACGCGGGCGGCGGGGCCGCCTTCGCCGTCCGCATCCCCGCGGCGAGCGCCGCGAGCATGCCGGCGCTCGCCAGCAACCCGCGCCGCGACAGGCCCACTTCCCGACGCGCCGCCTGCATTCGACCCGGCTCTCGCTCCACGGTCTGGCTCATGGATGCCTCGCTTGTCGTGCGGTTGTTTTCGGACAGCCAGCGGTTCAACGCCCGGGTCCGTCACCTATTTCACGATACCCATTTCTCATCCGGCGCCAATGCCGATCTCACGTTCCATCGACCGAATGCGACACAACCCGCGAAACCGCGAGCACTAGGGGCACGCGCCGCCCGCGACAACCTGCGCGATCGCCTCGATGTCGTTCTGGTCCACGTTGCCGTCCCGTGAAAAGTCCGGGTCACGCGCCGTGCACGACGTATCGCCCGCCACCGCCTGCGCGATGCACGCGACGTCGTCCTGGTCGACGTTGCCGTCGCCCGTGTAGTCCGCGTCGCAGCGCGTGAACTGCGCGATCAGGAACGCGCGCGCCGACTCGTGCACGCTCAACGAGAATCCGCCGTGCCCCGCCCCCGCCACTTGGATGAACTCGTGCGCCACCCCCGCCGCGCTCAGCGCGCCCGCCATGCGCTCGCTCTGCCCGATCGGCACCGTCGTGTCCGCCGTGCCGTGCACGACCAGGAACGCCGGATCGTCGGGCGTCACGTGCGTGATCGGGTTGCAGAGCGTCGCGAGCGCCACCAGCGCCGGGAACGGCGGGTTCGGGTTCGTCAGGTTGGCACGCAGCACCCCGATCCCCTCGCCCGCACCGTCGAACCCCAGCAACCTCGACTCCGCCGATGTGGGCGCATCGTGGTTGATCGCCGAGCCGGGCGGCGTGCGGACGTCGAGCTGCATGTTGATGAGGTCCGATGGCCCGTAGTAGTCCACCACCGCCATCACGCCGCTGGAATGCGAGGCGTTTCCCCCGCTGGTCCCTTCCGCCGCCGCCACCCCCGCGCTCGTGCCCAGCAGCGACACCAGGTGACCCCCGGCCGATGACCCCCAGCACGCGATCCGCGCCGGATCGATGTTGAACTGCCCCGCGCGGGCGCGCAGGAACCGCACGGCCCCCTTCACGTCGTGGATCTGCGCCGGGAAAATCGCCTCCCCGCTCAGCCGGTACCGGGCGCTCGCCACCGCGACACCCTCCCCGAGCAGTTCGAGCACAAACGTCGGCACCTGGTTGTACGTCCCGCCCTGCCAGCCACCGCCGTGCACCCACAGCACCACCGGCGTCGGCCCGGGCGCGCCCGCCGGCGTGTACACGTCGATCATGAGCGTGACCGTGCCGCCGTCGTCCCGCGGCACCGCGCCGATCACCACGTCGTTGAACGTCGGCTGCGCGTGGCAGCACGCGGCCAGCCCCACCCACACGCCCGCCGCCGGCATCCGGCGAACCATCGCCCGCACTCCCCGTTCAGCCCGGGGGCCCAACGCCCGGGCCGCGCGCGTGTTGCCGCCCATCGCACAAAAAAGAAAGCCCCGGGGGAAGGCCCCCGGGGCGGATTCAGCACAACTTCACAGAACGATCAGACCGACAACCGCCGCGGCCTTACGGGCAGGGCGAGCCGGCGACGACCTGCTCGAGAATCGAGATGTCGTCCTGGTCGACGTTGCCGTCGCGGTTGAAGTCAGGATCAACCGAGGAGCAGGAGGGATCGCCCGCGACGACCTGCGCGAGGCAGAAGATGTCGTCCTGGTCGACGTTGCCGTCCTGGTTGAAGTCGGGGTCGCAGGGCGTGCTGCCGGTGATGATGTTGAGGTCGTCCTGGTCGACATCGCCGTCGAAGTCGACGTCGCCGCAGCAGTAGGTGGCGTTGGGGGTGCCCATGTTGGCCATCGCGATGGCGATGTCGGCCGCGTCGCGCGAGCCGTCGAGGTTCACGTCGCCGACCTGGGTGTTCAGGATGTTGACGATGATCTCGACGGCGTCATCGGCGTCGACGTCGAGGTCGGCGTCCATGTCGGCCGAGATGTCGAAGAGGGCGGCCTCGTCGAGGTCGCTCCAGTTCGCGGCGCCGGTGATGCCGGCCTGGTTGAACTGGCGGACGACGTACGACACGTCGACGCAGTCGATCACGCGATCGTTGTTGGTGTTGGTGTCGCCGTTGCCGTCAGCGCCGATGGGCGCCCAGCCGCGGGTCGTGGGGTTGATGGTGGTGATGCAGCCGTTG
Protein-coding regions in this window:
- a CDS encoding DUF1800 domain-containing protein: MSQTVEREPGRMQAARREVGLSRRGLLASAGMLAALAAGMRTAKAAPPPASADVDPSSLLNRLVRRLTYGESPEEIALARTLGYQGYLEYHLNAGAIDDSAMNTRLAAYATLPMTYQQMLGVADTQVANECIEAAIIRAAYSKRQFFERMVEFWTDHFNIEMNGGRLRRLKSIDDRDVIRPHALGNFADMLAASARSPAMLDYLDNNISTAGNPNENYAREIMELHTMGADGGYTQQDVAEVARCFTGWQFYNDNSGALSGTFRYNQGQHDTGQKVVLGQVIPARPAANGMQDGIDVMAILLAHPSTARYVSSKLCRWLLGDAVPAGVVDQVAAAFTSTGGDIKSMIRAALAPNNLAMAAPKYKRPWHHFISCLRGAPSAITSTTTFRTRLSAAGMPRFGWPTPDGYPDATDYWVGLIIPRWNFGADLMNSGISGLSIDAGAFFAGLSTADQMVEKINQSFYAGEMPAVERDRIRNYMLPNVPTLTRQREALGLAMSSPFFQWF
- a CDS encoding alpha/beta hydrolase fold domain-containing protein: MVRRMPAAGVWVGLAACCHAQPTFNDVVIGAVPRDDGGTVTLMIDVYTPAGAPGPTPVVLWVHGGGWQGGTYNQVPTFVLELLGEGVAVASARYRLSGEAIFPAQIHDVKGAVRFLRARAGQFNIDPARIACWGSSAGGHLVSLLGTSAGVAAAEGTSGGNASHSSGVMAVVDYYGPSDLINMQLDVRTPPGSAINHDAPTSAESRLLGFDGAGEGIGVLRANLTNPNPPFPALVALATLCNPITHVTPDDPAFLVVHGTADTTVPIGQSERMAGALSAAGVAHEFIQVAGAGHGGFSLSVHESARAFLIAQFTRCDADYTGDGNVDQDDVACIAQAVAGDTSCTARDPDFSRDGNVDQNDIEAIAQVVAGGACP